In Primulina eburnea isolate SZY01 chromosome 14, ASM2296580v1, whole genome shotgun sequence, the following proteins share a genomic window:
- the LOC140812571 gene encoding peroxidase 24 — MKMRFAINFIILLSLVSVEAAGSGKGPARLIPNFYGTTRCPQAEQIVRRITWNRVGKDPTLAAKLLRVHYHDCFVRGCDASILLDTVGTNQSEKDARPNLTLGGFEVIDDIKTQIEQSCPPGIVSCADILALAARDAVSLPFGRSMWNVLTGRKDGRVSLLSDVAGNLPSPFSNFSTLQNLFANKGLDIKDLVALSGAHTIGVSHCGAFSRRLFDFTGKGDTDPSLDPTYAAFLKTRCPNPANPATVVDMDPNSVLSFDSHYFIAVNQSMGLFQSDAALLTNPTSAGIVRRFQSTRNFFDQFAASMVKMGGIQVLVGENAGEIRKNCRVVNPKVK, encoded by the exons ATGAAAATGAGATTTGCAATCAATTTTATTATCTTGTTGTCGCTAGTTTCGGTGGAGGCTGCAGGATCCGGTAAGGGTCCGGCACGTTTGATACCGAATTTCTACGGAACCACTCGGTGCCCACAGGCCGAGCAGATCGTGAGGCGAATCACTTGGAACAGGGTGGGAAAAGACCCTACATTGGCTGCTAAATTGCTTCGTGTGCATTATCATGATTGCTTTGTTAGG GGGTGCGATGCATCGATACTACTGGACACGGTAGGGACGAATCAATCTGAAAAGGACGCGAGGCCGAATCTCACATTGGGTGGATTTGAAGTTATTGATGATATCAAGACTCAAATAGAGCAGTCTTGCCCGCCCGGAATTGTTTCTTGCGCTGATATTCTTGCTTTAGCTGCTCGTGATGCTGTTTCTTTGCCt TTTGGAAGGTCGATGTGGAATGTTCTCACGGGTAGAAAAGATGGCAGGGTTTCTCTTTTATCAGATGTTGCGGGCAACTTGCCTTCGCCGTTTTCGAACTTTTCCACGCTTCAAAATCTATTCGCAAATAAAGGTTTAGACATCAAGGATCTCGTTGCTTTATCAG GTGCACACACCATCGGAGTATCCCATTGCGGAGCCTTCTCTCGGAGGCTCTTCGACTTCACTGGGAAAGGTGATACTGACCCTTCACTCGACCCAACCTACGCGGCTTTCTTGAAGACACGGTGCCCCAACCCGGCCAACCCCGCCACAGTCGTGGACATGGATCCTAACAGCGTCCTCTCTTTCGACTCACACTATTTCATCGCTGTCAACCAAAGCATGGGCCTTTTCCAATCCGATGCAGCTCTTCTAACCAACCCAACTTCAGCAGGAATCGTCAGAAGATTCCAGTCTACGAGGAATTTTTTCGATCAGTTTGCGGCTTCGATGGTGAAAATGGGGGGGATTCAAGTACTGGTCGGGGAAAATGCTGGTGAAATTCGGAAGAACTGTCGTGTTGTGAACCCTAAAGTCAAATAG
- the LOC140811429 gene encoding squamosa promoter-binding-like protein 7 isoform X3 — MQQNPPPGNSKQADTTGIPFVSFAATQPETGQSQPSEILGRVRKRDPRLVCSNFLAGKIPCACPELDEMLEGEEEEESALPGKKRPRAVRVPAGIVVRCQVPGCEADISQLKGYHKRHRVCLQCANASVVVLDEVSKRYCQQCGKFHILSAFDEGKRSCRRKLEQHNRRRRKANDSKEDTEKETQQIILTDDVSGDDTAGKDGTSISCQNEEYEALPELDGHVSTTCSTTHSQSLQSDSFVSFAPTKEKRNPKVKQSLSFRDNKSTFSSLCPSSRISFKLYNWNPAEFPRRLRHQIFHWLASMPVELEEYIRPGCTILTAFIAMPKPMWIKLFEEPAPCIKDLISPHESMLFGRGTLLVYLNDMVYRVTKDANSIVKIEMKDRAPKLHYIYPTCFEAGKPMEFVACGSDLLQPKFRFLVSFAGRYLSSNISITSEHCEKGGTKSSDHQLLKIRVPQAKMNLLGPAFIEVENESGLSNFIPILVGDREICEEMEVLLQKFDATLSFKELQLSCLGPDCEVLASRRAQFSEFVLDVAWLLRNPISGQPSTSSSLLRFNHLLEFLIEKESCVILERVFCSLKSVLDNNSVTGISDADMSLLQKNMDTAQNVLDLKLQQNDFLVTPTSDGTLYGQSSQNHNRLVGPAMNLVKTANSF, encoded by the exons ATGCAGCAAAACCCACCACCTGGAAACTCAAAACAAGCCGACACAACCGGGATTCCCTTTGTGTCATTCGCCGCCACTCAG CCCGAAACTGGTCAAAGTCAACCGTCGGAGATTCTGGGTCGGGTCAGGAAGAGGGACCCGAGGTTGGTGTGCTCCAATTTCTTGGCGGGTAAAATCCCTTGCGCATGCCCAGAACTGGATGAAATGTTGGAGggagaggaggaggaggagtcGGCGCTTCCGGGGAAGAAGCGGCCCCGGGCGGTGAGGGTTCCTGCCGGGATTGTGGTGCGATGTCAGGTGCCCGGCTGCGAGGCGGATATTAGCCAGCTCAAAGGGTACCACAAGCGTCACCGGGTTTGTCTGCAGTGCGCAAATGCGAGTGTAGTGGTGCTGGATGAGGTGAGCAAGAGGTACTGCCAGCAGTGCGGAAA GTTTCATATCTTGTCAGCTTTTGATGAGGGTAAACGTAGTTGTCGGAGAAAATTAGAACAACACAATCGACGTAGAAGAAAAGCTAATGATTCCAAAGAAGACACAGAAAAGGAAACTCAACAGATTATCTTGACTGATGATGTTAGTGGTGATGATACTGCTGGAAAAG ATGGCACGTCGATAAGCtgtcagaacgaagaatatgaGGCATTACCGGAGTTAGATGGACATGTCTCCACAACATGCTCAACCACACACTCCCAAAGTCTCCAGAGTGATAGTTTTGTATCCTTTGCTCCGACTAAGGAGAAACGAAATCCCAAAGTCAAACAATCCTTGTCTTTCCGTGACAACAAGAGTACCTTTTCTTCTTTG tgtCCTTCTAGCCGAATCTCCTTCAAGCTCTACAACTGGAACCCAGCGGAGTTTCCTCGACGACTTCGACATCAA ATATTTCACTGGTTGGCTAGCATGCCTGTTGAATTGGAGGAGTATATTCGTCCAGGTTGCACAATTTTGACAGCTTTTATTGCAATGCCAAAGCCAATGTGGATTAAG TTATTTGAGGAACCAGCTCCTTGTATAAAAGACCTTATTTCCCCACACGAAAGCATGTTGTTTGGAAGAGGCACCTTGCTCGTATATTTAAATGACATGGTGTATCGTGTCACCAAAG ATGCAAATTCAATTGTGAAAATTGAAATGAAGGATCGAGCACCAAAGCTACATTATATCTATCCAACTTGCTTTGAGGCTGGCAAGCCAATGGAATTTGTTGCCTGTGGAAGTGATTTACTTCAACCAAAATTTAG GTTTCTTGTTTCTTTTGCTGGAAGATACCTGTCATCAAATATTTCCATTACATCTGAGCATTGTGAAAAAGGAGGCACCAAAAGTTCTGACCACCAATTATTGAAGATACGTGTCCCGCAGGCTAAAATGAATCTTTTAGGCCCAGCATTTATTGAG GTTGAGAATGAGTCTGGATTATCCAACTTCATTCCAATTCTTGTGGGTGACAGAGAAATTTGCGAGGAGATGGAGGTCTTGCTACAAAAGTTTGACGCCACTCTCTCTTTTAAAGAACTGCAACTATCTTGTCTGGGACCTGACTGTGAGGTTCTTGCCTCAAGACGAGCTCAGTTCTCGGAATTTGTTTTAGATGTAGCATGGTTGCTGAGGAATCCCATTTCAGGGCAGCCATCTACATCTTCGTCGTTACTGAGATTCAACCATTTGCTGGAGTTTTTGATAGAAAAAGAGTCTTGTGTTATATTGGAGAGAGTATTTTGTTCCTTGAAGTCTGTGTTGGATAACAATTCGGTTACTGGTATTTCTGATGCGGATATGAGCTTGTTACAGAAAAATATGGACACTGCACAAAACGTGCTTGATCTGAAACTACAGCAAAATGATTTTTTGGTGACACCTACATCTGATGGAACTCTTTACGGTCAAAGCTCCCAAAACCACAATCGATTGGTTGGTCCAGCCATGAATCTGGTAAAAACAGCAAATTCCTTTTAA
- the LOC140811429 gene encoding squamosa promoter-binding-like protein 7 isoform X2 encodes MQQNPPPGNSKQADTTGIPFVSFAATQVIADDPSSSSVFDWSDLLDFHLDESFNISFPQPETGQSQPSEILGRVRKRDPRLVCSNFLAGKIPCACPELDEMLEGEEEEESALPGKKRPRAVRVPAGIVVRCQVPGCEADISQLKGYHKRHRVCLQCANASVVVLDEVSKRYCQQCGKFHILSAFDEGKRSCRRKLEQHNRRRRKANDSKEDTEKETQQIILTDDVSGDDTAGKDGTSISCQNEEYEALPELDGHVSTTCSTTHSQSLQSDSFVSFAPTKEKRNPKVKQSLSFRDNKSTFSSLCPSSRISFKLYNWNPAEFPRRLRHQIFHWLASMPVELEEYIRPGCTILTAFIAMPKPMWIKLFEEPAPCIKDLISPHESMLFGRGTLLVYLNDMVYRVTKDANSIVKIEMKDRAPKLHYIYPTCFEAGKPMEFVACGSDLLQPKFRFLVSFAGRYLSSNISITSEHCEKGGTKSSDHQLLKIRVPQAKMNLLGPAFIEVENESGLSNFIPILVGDREICEEMEVLLQKFDATLSFKELQLSCLGPDCEVLASRRAQFSEFVLDVAWLLRNPISGQPSTSSSLLRFNHLLEFLIEKESCVILERVFCSLKSVLDNNSVTGISDADMSLLQKNMDTAQNVLDLKLQQNDFLVTPTSDGTLYGQSSQNHNRLVGPAMNLVVH; translated from the exons ATGCAGCAAAACCCACCACCTGGAAACTCAAAACAAGCCGACACAACCGGGATTCCCTTTGTGTCATTCGCCGCCACTCAGGTTATTGCCGATGACCCCTCCTCCTCGTCTGTCTTCGATTGGTCTGATCTTCTTGACTTCCACCTCGATGAAAGCTTCAATATTTCTTTCCCGCAGCCCGAAACTGGTCAAAGTCAACCGTCGGAGATTCTGGGTCGGGTCAGGAAGAGGGACCCGAGGTTGGTGTGCTCCAATTTCTTGGCGGGTAAAATCCCTTGCGCATGCCCAGAACTGGATGAAATGTTGGAGggagaggaggaggaggagtcGGCGCTTCCGGGGAAGAAGCGGCCCCGGGCGGTGAGGGTTCCTGCCGGGATTGTGGTGCGATGTCAGGTGCCCGGCTGCGAGGCGGATATTAGCCAGCTCAAAGGGTACCACAAGCGTCACCGGGTTTGTCTGCAGTGCGCAAATGCGAGTGTAGTGGTGCTGGATGAGGTGAGCAAGAGGTACTGCCAGCAGTGCGGAAA GTTTCATATCTTGTCAGCTTTTGATGAGGGTAAACGTAGTTGTCGGAGAAAATTAGAACAACACAATCGACGTAGAAGAAAAGCTAATGATTCCAAAGAAGACACAGAAAAGGAAACTCAACAGATTATCTTGACTGATGATGTTAGTGGTGATGATACTGCTGGAAAAG ATGGCACGTCGATAAGCtgtcagaacgaagaatatgaGGCATTACCGGAGTTAGATGGACATGTCTCCACAACATGCTCAACCACACACTCCCAAAGTCTCCAGAGTGATAGTTTTGTATCCTTTGCTCCGACTAAGGAGAAACGAAATCCCAAAGTCAAACAATCCTTGTCTTTCCGTGACAACAAGAGTACCTTTTCTTCTTTG tgtCCTTCTAGCCGAATCTCCTTCAAGCTCTACAACTGGAACCCAGCGGAGTTTCCTCGACGACTTCGACATCAA ATATTTCACTGGTTGGCTAGCATGCCTGTTGAATTGGAGGAGTATATTCGTCCAGGTTGCACAATTTTGACAGCTTTTATTGCAATGCCAAAGCCAATGTGGATTAAG TTATTTGAGGAACCAGCTCCTTGTATAAAAGACCTTATTTCCCCACACGAAAGCATGTTGTTTGGAAGAGGCACCTTGCTCGTATATTTAAATGACATGGTGTATCGTGTCACCAAAG ATGCAAATTCAATTGTGAAAATTGAAATGAAGGATCGAGCACCAAAGCTACATTATATCTATCCAACTTGCTTTGAGGCTGGCAAGCCAATGGAATTTGTTGCCTGTGGAAGTGATTTACTTCAACCAAAATTTAG GTTTCTTGTTTCTTTTGCTGGAAGATACCTGTCATCAAATATTTCCATTACATCTGAGCATTGTGAAAAAGGAGGCACCAAAAGTTCTGACCACCAATTATTGAAGATACGTGTCCCGCAGGCTAAAATGAATCTTTTAGGCCCAGCATTTATTGAG GTTGAGAATGAGTCTGGATTATCCAACTTCATTCCAATTCTTGTGGGTGACAGAGAAATTTGCGAGGAGATGGAGGTCTTGCTACAAAAGTTTGACGCCACTCTCTCTTTTAAAGAACTGCAACTATCTTGTCTGGGACCTGACTGTGAGGTTCTTGCCTCAAGACGAGCTCAGTTCTCGGAATTTGTTTTAGATGTAGCATGGTTGCTGAGGAATCCCATTTCAGGGCAGCCATCTACATCTTCGTCGTTACTGAGATTCAACCATTTGCTGGAGTTTTTGATAGAAAAAGAGTCTTGTGTTATATTGGAGAGAGTATTTTGTTCCTTGAAGTCTGTGTTGGATAACAATTCGGTTACTGGTATTTCTGATGCGGATATGAGCTTGTTACAGAAAAATATGGACACTGCACAAAACGTGCTTGATCTGAAACTACAGCAAAATGATTTTTTGGTGACACCTACATCTGATGGAACTCTTTACGGTCAAAGCTCCCAAAACCACAATCGATTGGTTGGTCCAGCCATGAATCTG GTTGTGCACTGA
- the LOC140811415 gene encoding probable 1-deoxy-D-xylulose-5-phosphate synthase, chloroplastic, translating into MMALCKFPFAGPVSTGVGIDAQKRTILASQWLGGIDLQCHLDFKNKQARKKSTVVHGSLSERGEYYSQKPQTPLLDTINYPIHMKNLSIKELNQLADELRSDVIFNVSKTGGHLGSSLGVIELTVALHYVFNAPKDRILWDVGHQSYPHKILTGRRDKMSTLRQTDGLSGFTKRSESEYDCFGTGHSSTTISAGLGMAVGRDLKGRKNNVVAVIGDGAMTAGQAYEAMNNAGYLDSDMIVILNDNKQVSLPTANLDGPIPPVGALSSALSRLQSNRPLRELREVAKGVTKQIGGPMHELASKVDEYARGLISGSGSTLFEELGLYYIGPVDGHNIDDMVAILKEVESTKTTGPVLIHVVTEKGRGYPYAEKAADKYHGVNKFDPATGKQHKSSTPTQSYTTYFAEALIAEAEVDKDIVAIHAAMGGGTGLNLFLRRFPTRCFDVGIAEQHAVTFAAGLACEGIKPFCAIYSSFLQRGYDQVVHDVDLQKLPVRFAMDRAGLVGSDGPTHCGAFDVAFMACLPNMVVMAPSDEAELFHMVATAAAIDDRPSCFRYPRGNGVGVELPPENKGIPLEVGKGRILIEGERVALLGYGTAVRSCLSAAALLEPRGVRLTVADARFCKPLDHALIRSLAKSHDVLITVEEGSIGGFGSHVAQFMALDGLLDGKLKWRPLVLPDRYIDHGSPADQLMEAGLTPSHIAATVFNMLGKAREALEIMS; encoded by the exons ATGATGGCCCTTTGCAAATTTCCCTTTGCTGGGCCTGTGAGCACTGGGGTGGGTATAGATGCTCAAAAGCGTACTATTTTAGCCTCTCAGTGGTTGGGTGGAATTGATCTGCAGTGCCACCTTGACTTCAAGAATAAGCAG GCAAGGAAAAAATCTACCGTGGTCCATGGGTCATTGTCCGAACGAGGAGAATATTACTCACAGAAGCCGCAAACTCCTCTTTTGGATACTATCAATTATCCAATCCATATGAAGAATCTCTCCATAAAG GAATTGAATCAACTTGCAGATGAACTGCGATCTGATGTTATTTTCAATGTCTCAAAAACCGGGGGTCATCTTGGCTCAAGTCTTGGCGTAATTGAGCTCACTGTGGCACTGCATTATGTTTTCAATGCTCCTAAAGATAGAATACTTTGGGATGTTGGCCATCAG TCTTATCCGCACAAAATTTTGACTGGAAGAAGGGATAAGATGTCAACTTTGAGGCAAACGGATGGTCTGTCTGGCTTTACTAAACGGTCTGAAAGTGAATATGATTGCTTTGGTACTGGTCACAGCTCTACGACTATCTCAGCTGGATTAG GAATGGCTGTGGGAAGAGATCTAAAAGGAAGAAAGAATAATGTAGTGGCTGTGATAGGGGATGGTGCTATGACAGCAGGGCAGGCATATGAAGCAATGAACAATGCTGGCTACCTCGATTCTGATATGATTGTTATTCTTAACGACAATAAACAAGTTTCTTTACCAACTGCTAACTTAGATGGGCCGATTCCTCCTGTTGGTGCTTTGAGTAGTGCTCTGAGTCGATTGCAGTCCAACCGGCCTCTCAGAGAACTTAGAGAAGTTGCCAAG GGAGTTACCAAGCAGATTGGAGGGCCCATGCATGAACTTGCATCTAAAGTGGATGAATATGCTCGTGGTCTGATCAGTGGTTCCGGGTCGACACTGTTTGAAGAGCTTGGACTTTATTATATTGGCCCTGTTGATGGTCACAATATTGATGATATGGTGGCGATTCTTAAAGAAGTCGAGAGTACTAAAACAACTGGTCCTGTTTTGATCCATGTGGTGACTGAGAAAGGCAGGGGATATCCATATGCAGAAAAAGCTGCAGACAAGTACCATG GTGTGAACAAGTTCGATCCCGCAACAGGCAAGCAACATAAATCCAGTACCCCGACTCAGTCGTACACGACCTACTTTGCCGAGGCCTTGATTGCTGAAGCTGAAGTAGACAAGGATATAGTTGCGATCCATGCTGCAATGGGCGGTGGTACGGGTTTGAACCTTTTCTTGCGCAGATTCCCCACAAGATGTTTCGATGTGGGAATAGCAGAACAGCATGCCGTAACTTTTGCTGCAGGTTTGGCATGTGAAGGCATCAAACCGTTTTGCGCAATCTACTCATCTTTCTTGCAAAGGGGTTATGATCAG GTAGTACATGATGTGGATTTGCAGAAGCTTCCTGTGAGGTTTGCAATGGACAGAGCAGGCTTGGTTGGATCAGACGGTCCCACACATTGCGGAGCATTTGACGTTGCTTTTATGGCATGTCTTCCTAACATGGTGGTCATGGCTCCATCTGACGAGGCTGAACTATTTCACATGGTGGCAACTGCGGCTGCCATAGATGACAGACCTAGCTGTTTCCGATATCCAAGAGGTAACGGAGTAGGTGTCGAGCTGCCACCAGAAAACAAAGGCATCCCCCTTGAG GTTGGAAAGGGCAGGATCTTGATTGAAGGGGAGAGAGTGGCTCTGCTTGGGTATGGAACAGCAGTTCGGAGCTGTTTGTCTGCAGCTGCCTTGCTAGAACCCCGTGGTGTACGGTTGACAGTTGCAGATGCTCGTTTCTGCAAGCCATTGGATCATGCTCTTATTCGCAGTTTGGCTAAATCCCATGATGTCTTAATCACCGTGGAAGAAGGGTCAATTGGTGGGTTTGGATCTCATGTAGCTCAATTTATGGCTCTGGATGGGCTTCTCGATGGCAAGTTGAAG TGGAGGCCTCTGGTTCTTCCAGATCGTTACATTGACCATGGATCCCCAGCCGACCAGCTAATGGAAGCCGGTTTGACGCCATCCCACATAGCTGCAACAGTCTTTAACATGCTTGGGAAAGCTAGGGAGGCTTTGGAGATCATGTCCTAG
- the LOC140811429 gene encoding squamosa promoter-binding-like protein 7 isoform X1 has translation MQQNPPPGNSKQADTTGIPFVSFAATQVIADDPSSSSVFDWSDLLDFHLDESFNISFPQPETGQSQPSEILGRVRKRDPRLVCSNFLAGKIPCACPELDEMLEGEEEEESALPGKKRPRAVRVPAGIVVRCQVPGCEADISQLKGYHKRHRVCLQCANASVVVLDEVSKRYCQQCGKFHILSAFDEGKRSCRRKLEQHNRRRRKANDSKEDTEKETQQIILTDDVSGDDTAGKDGTSISCQNEEYEALPELDGHVSTTCSTTHSQSLQSDSFVSFAPTKEKRNPKVKQSLSFRDNKSTFSSLCPSSRISFKLYNWNPAEFPRRLRHQIFHWLASMPVELEEYIRPGCTILTAFIAMPKPMWIKLFEEPAPCIKDLISPHESMLFGRGTLLVYLNDMVYRVTKDANSIVKIEMKDRAPKLHYIYPTCFEAGKPMEFVACGSDLLQPKFRFLVSFAGRYLSSNISITSEHCEKGGTKSSDHQLLKIRVPQAKMNLLGPAFIEVENESGLSNFIPILVGDREICEEMEVLLQKFDATLSFKELQLSCLGPDCEVLASRRAQFSEFVLDVAWLLRNPISGQPSTSSSLLRFNHLLEFLIEKESCVILERVFCSLKSVLDNNSVTGISDADMSLLQKNMDTAQNVLDLKLQQNDFLVTPTSDGTLYGQSSQNHNRLVGPAMNLVKTANSF, from the exons ATGCAGCAAAACCCACCACCTGGAAACTCAAAACAAGCCGACACAACCGGGATTCCCTTTGTGTCATTCGCCGCCACTCAGGTTATTGCCGATGACCCCTCCTCCTCGTCTGTCTTCGATTGGTCTGATCTTCTTGACTTCCACCTCGATGAAAGCTTCAATATTTCTTTCCCGCAGCCCGAAACTGGTCAAAGTCAACCGTCGGAGATTCTGGGTCGGGTCAGGAAGAGGGACCCGAGGTTGGTGTGCTCCAATTTCTTGGCGGGTAAAATCCCTTGCGCATGCCCAGAACTGGATGAAATGTTGGAGggagaggaggaggaggagtcGGCGCTTCCGGGGAAGAAGCGGCCCCGGGCGGTGAGGGTTCCTGCCGGGATTGTGGTGCGATGTCAGGTGCCCGGCTGCGAGGCGGATATTAGCCAGCTCAAAGGGTACCACAAGCGTCACCGGGTTTGTCTGCAGTGCGCAAATGCGAGTGTAGTGGTGCTGGATGAGGTGAGCAAGAGGTACTGCCAGCAGTGCGGAAA GTTTCATATCTTGTCAGCTTTTGATGAGGGTAAACGTAGTTGTCGGAGAAAATTAGAACAACACAATCGACGTAGAAGAAAAGCTAATGATTCCAAAGAAGACACAGAAAAGGAAACTCAACAGATTATCTTGACTGATGATGTTAGTGGTGATGATACTGCTGGAAAAG ATGGCACGTCGATAAGCtgtcagaacgaagaatatgaGGCATTACCGGAGTTAGATGGACATGTCTCCACAACATGCTCAACCACACACTCCCAAAGTCTCCAGAGTGATAGTTTTGTATCCTTTGCTCCGACTAAGGAGAAACGAAATCCCAAAGTCAAACAATCCTTGTCTTTCCGTGACAACAAGAGTACCTTTTCTTCTTTG tgtCCTTCTAGCCGAATCTCCTTCAAGCTCTACAACTGGAACCCAGCGGAGTTTCCTCGACGACTTCGACATCAA ATATTTCACTGGTTGGCTAGCATGCCTGTTGAATTGGAGGAGTATATTCGTCCAGGTTGCACAATTTTGACAGCTTTTATTGCAATGCCAAAGCCAATGTGGATTAAG TTATTTGAGGAACCAGCTCCTTGTATAAAAGACCTTATTTCCCCACACGAAAGCATGTTGTTTGGAAGAGGCACCTTGCTCGTATATTTAAATGACATGGTGTATCGTGTCACCAAAG ATGCAAATTCAATTGTGAAAATTGAAATGAAGGATCGAGCACCAAAGCTACATTATATCTATCCAACTTGCTTTGAGGCTGGCAAGCCAATGGAATTTGTTGCCTGTGGAAGTGATTTACTTCAACCAAAATTTAG GTTTCTTGTTTCTTTTGCTGGAAGATACCTGTCATCAAATATTTCCATTACATCTGAGCATTGTGAAAAAGGAGGCACCAAAAGTTCTGACCACCAATTATTGAAGATACGTGTCCCGCAGGCTAAAATGAATCTTTTAGGCCCAGCATTTATTGAG GTTGAGAATGAGTCTGGATTATCCAACTTCATTCCAATTCTTGTGGGTGACAGAGAAATTTGCGAGGAGATGGAGGTCTTGCTACAAAAGTTTGACGCCACTCTCTCTTTTAAAGAACTGCAACTATCTTGTCTGGGACCTGACTGTGAGGTTCTTGCCTCAAGACGAGCTCAGTTCTCGGAATTTGTTTTAGATGTAGCATGGTTGCTGAGGAATCCCATTTCAGGGCAGCCATCTACATCTTCGTCGTTACTGAGATTCAACCATTTGCTGGAGTTTTTGATAGAAAAAGAGTCTTGTGTTATATTGGAGAGAGTATTTTGTTCCTTGAAGTCTGTGTTGGATAACAATTCGGTTACTGGTATTTCTGATGCGGATATGAGCTTGTTACAGAAAAATATGGACACTGCACAAAACGTGCTTGATCTGAAACTACAGCAAAATGATTTTTTGGTGACACCTACATCTGATGGAACTCTTTACGGTCAAAGCTCCCAAAACCACAATCGATTGGTTGGTCCAGCCATGAATCTGGTAAAAACAGCAAATTCCTTTTAA